The Synechocystis sp. PCC 7509 genome includes a window with the following:
- a CDS encoding KTSC domain-containing protein — MRRNSKYSLKNAATQILTIKFNNGSIYEYQDISANIAQALKTKTLAGQYFNESIKDRLKLHQKSTTVNTKP, encoded by the coding sequence TTGAGGAGAAATAGTAAGTATTCACTCAAAAACGCCGCAACTCAAATATTAACTATTAAGTTCAACAATGGCAGCATTTACGAGTATCAGGATATTTCAGCTAATATTGCTCAAGCCTTAAAAACTAAAACTTTAGCAGGTCAATACTTTAACGAAAGTATCAAAGACAGACTTAAGTTACACCAAAAATCTACAACAGTAAACACCAAACCCTAG